AGGGAGAGATCCATCCCAATCCATCGGACGACGGTCTCGTCTGCGACGCGTGCCGCTTGATGTATCCGATCCGGGACGATATCCCGGTCATGCTCATCGACGAAGCGATCAAGCTCGAATAGCCGTCAGCGGTCAGCGATCAGCCGTCAACCGGAGAAGACATCGCTGAAAACCCCGTTTATGCCCGGCGCGGAAAAGATTCTCGTGGTCCAGACGAGCTTTCTCGGCGACGTGGTTCTGACCACGCCTTTGATCGCCGAAATCCGCCGGCGCTTTCCCGCGGCCCATCTCGCGGTCCTCTGCGCTCCCAGAGGCAAGGATATTCTCGAAGGGCATCCCGATATCGATGAGATCATTGTCTACCGTAAGCGCCGCGACGGCGGCCGGCGCCAGAGCATCTGGCGCATGGCGAAAGAGCTGCGCGCGCGGGGCTTTGCGCTGGCGCTTTCGCCGCACAAATCTTTGCGCACCGCGCTGCTGCTGTTTCTTTCCGGCATTCCGCGGCGCATCGGCTTTCGCCAGAGCGCCGGCTGGTTTTTCTTCCACGAGCGGGTCGATCGCGATCCGAGCCGCCATGACGTCGAGAGAAACTTGTCCCTGCTCGAGGCTCTCGGAGAGGGCCCGCGGGAATCCGAACGCACGCCGCGCCTCGCGGTCACTCCGTCCGCCAAAATAGCGGCGGCGGAAGTTTTTCGCTCTCTCGGAATCGGCGGCGACGGCCCGGTGTTCGGCGTCAATCCCGGCTCCGTCTGGCCGACCAAAAGGTGGACTC
This DNA window, taken from Candidatus Binatia bacterium, encodes the following:
- a CDS encoding Trm112 family protein, coding for MPISQELLEILACPKCKGEIHPNPSDDGLVCDACRLMYPIRDDIPVMLIDEAIKLE
- the waaF gene encoding lipopolysaccharide heptosyltransferase II, whose translation is MPGAEKILVVQTSFLGDVVLTTPLIAEIRRRFPAAHLAVLCAPRGKDILEGHPDIDEIIVYRKRRDGGRRQSIWRMAKELRARGFALALSPHKSLRTALLLFLSGIPRRIGFRQSAGWFFFHERVDRDPSRHDVERNLSLLEALGEGPRESERTPRLAVTPSAKIAAAEVFRSLGIGGDGPVFGVNPGSVWPTKRWTQEGYAKLAVALKRKYGGQVALFGAEEDREIAEKIMTLADNACVSLVGRIGLRELAAAIERCDVFITNDSGPMHVAVARGVPVVAIFCATTPSLGFYPYARNAVVVEKELSCRPCGSHGGRYCPLGTEDCMRLIKAEDVMRGVERLLDPRFREAAQDADTYLPQSIVV